CGTACTCGCACAAGGTGGAGCTGCGCCTGGCCCAGCTGCTCGACGAGGGCGGCGCGATCGGGGCCGAGGGCGTGGAGCGGCTGGTGGCCGTGGTCAGGGACGCGCTCCAGGCCGCCGAGGACAAGGGCGTGGAGGACCTGCTGCCGTTCGCGACGTCGGCGGTGCGCGAGTCGAACAACGCCGACGACGTCCTCGCGCGCGTGCAGGCCGAGACGGGCGTACGGCTCCAGGTGCTCAGCGGCGCCGAGGAGGCCCGGCTCACCTTCCTCGCCGCCCGCCGCTGGTTCGGCTGGTCGGCGGGCAAGCTGCTGGTCCTGGACATCGGCGGCGGCTCCCTGGAGATCGCCTTCGGCATCGACGAGGAACCCGACGCCGCCGTCTCGCTGCCGCTCGGCGCGGGCCGGCTCACCGCCGGCTGGCTGCCCGGCGACCCGCCGGACCCGGAGGCCGTCAGGGCGCTGCGCCGCCATGTCCGTACGGAGATAGCGCGGACGGTCGGCGAGTTCAGCCGCTTCGGCGCCCCGGACCATGTGGTCGCCACCTCCAAGACGTTCCGGCAGCTGGCCCGGATCGCCGGGGCCGCCCGCTCCGCCGAGGGCCTGTACGTGCAGCGCGAGCTGAAGCGCGAGTCCCTGGAGGCATGGGTGCCGCGGCTGGCCGCGATGACGGCCGGTGAGCGCGCCGAGCTGCCGGGCGTCTCCGAGGACCGCGCGGGCCAGCTGCTCGCCGGTGCCCTGGTCGCCGAGGGTGTGATGGACCTCTTCGGCGTGGAGCGGCTGGAGATCTGCCCCTGGGCCCTGCGCGAGGGAGTCATCCTGCGGCGCCTGGACCACATGGGAACGGCGTAGCCGTACCCGCGGGGCGTACGCGGGCGGGGAGTGAGACCGGCCACGACGGGCGGGCGCAGGCCCTGGAGCGCCCCCGGCACCCCGTAACCTGTCCCTCGTGGTGGAACCCGTCGTGCGCATCCCGGATGCGAAGGTCGCCCTGTCGACGGCCTCCGTGTACCCGGAGTCGACGGCGACGGCCTTCGAGATCGCCGCGCGCCTCGGCTACGACGGCGTCGAGGTCATGGTGTGGACCGACCCGGTCAGCCAGGACATCGACGCGCTGCGCCGCCTCAGCGACCACCACGGCATACCGATCCTGGCCGTGCACGCCCCCTGTCTGCTGATCACCCAGCGGGTGTGGTCCACCGACCCCTGGGTCAAGCTCCAGCGCGCCCGGTCGGCGGCCGAGCGGCTCGGGGCGAGCACCGTCGTCGTACACCCGCCGTTCCGCTGGCAGCGCCAGTACGCCCGTGGCTTCGTCTCGGGGATCTGGCGGATGGCGGACGAGACGGACGTGCGCTTCGCGGTGGAGAACATGTACCCCTGGCGCTACCGCGACCGCGAGATGCTCGCCTACGCGCCCGACTGGGACGTCACCAAGGACGACTACCGCCACTTCACGATCGACCTCAGCCACGCGGCGACGGCCCGCACCGACGCCCTCGCCATGGTGGACCGCATGGGCGACCGCCTCGGCCACGTCCATCTCGCCGACGGCAGGGGTTCGGCCAAGGACGAGCACCTGGTGCCGGGCCGCGGCGGACAGCCCTGCGCCGCGCTGCTGGAACGCCTCGCCGGCTCCGGCTTCGACGGCCATGTGGTCATCGAGGTCAACACCCGCCGCGCGATGTCCGGCGCCGAACGTGAGGCCGACCTCGCCGAGGCCCTGGCCTTCACCCGCCTGCACCTGGCCTCGTCGGCACGCCTGCGCGGGCGCTGACGGCTCCCGCGCCGCACCCCCGGCCGGGCACCGGCCCGAGACGGCCGTCCCGTATTCCGGACAGGGCGTCCCGGCCCGTGGATGACCGGCGTACGCTCGACGGAGTCAGAACTCTGCCCGCCGCAGGCATCCGGACGCACCGGCGCCACCAGCGGCAGAACCCTTTGAAGGAGCGAGCGACGATGCCCGAGCTGAGGTCCCGCACAGTCACCCACGGCCGCAACATGGCGGGCGCCCGCGCCCTTATGCGCGCCTCCGGTGTACCCGGTGCGGACATCGGCCGGAAGCCGATCATCGCCATCGCCAACAGCTTCACCGAGTTCGTGCCCGGCCACACCCACCTGGCCCCGGTCGGCCGGATCGTCAGCGAGGCGGTCCGCGAGGCCGGCGGCATCCCGCGTGAGTTCAACACCATCGCCGTCGACGACGGCATCGCCATGGGTCACGGCGGCATGCTGTACTCGCTGCCCTCGCGCGACCTGATCGCCGACAGCGTCGAGTACATGGTCGAGGCGCACTGCGCGGACGCCCTGGTCTGCATCTCCAACTGCGACAAGATCACCCCGGGCATGCTGATGGCCGCGCTGCGGCTGAACATCCCGACGGTCTTCGTCTCCGGCGGCCCCATGGAGGCCGGCCGCGCCACGCTGGTCGACGGCACCGTGCGCACCCTCGACCTGATCGACGCCATCGCCGACGCCGCCAACGACAAGATCTCCGACGAGGACATCCTCCGTATCGAGGAGAACGCCTGTCCGACCTGCGGCAGCTGTTCCGGCATGTTCACCGCCAACTCGATGAACTGCCTGACCGAGGCCATCGGCCTCTCCCTGCCGGGCAACGGCTCGGTCCTGGCCACCCACACCGCCCGCCGCGCCCTGTACGAGGACGCCGCCCGCACGGTCATGGACATCACCCGCCGCTACTACGACCAGGACGACGAGACGGTCCTGCCGCGCAACGTCGCCACCTTCGCGGCCTTCGAGAACGCCATGGCCCTCGACATCGCCATGGGCGGCTCCACCAACACGATCCTGCACCTGCTGGCCGCCGCCCAGGAGGCGGGCGTCGAGTTCGGCCTGGAGCAGATCGACGCCGTCTCCCGCCGCGTCCCCTGCCTGGCCAAGGTCGCCCCGAACGTCGCCAAGGACCGCACGTACTACATGGAGGACGTGCACCGCGCCGGCGGCATCCCCGCCCTGCTCGGCGAGCTGCACCGGGCCGGACTGCTCAACGAGGACGTGCACGCCGTGCACAGCCCCTCCCTGGCGGACTGGCTCAAGACCTGGGACGTGCGCGGCGGCTCGCCCTCGCCCGAGGCCGTCGAGCTGTGGCACGCGGCGCCCGGCTGCGTCCGTTCCGCCGAGGCGTTCTCCCAGTCCGAGCGCTGGGAGGCGCTGGACACCGACGCCGAGGGCGGCTGCATCCGCTCCGCCGAACACGCCTACTCCAAGGACGGCGGCCTCGCGGTCCTGCGCGGCAACCTCGCCGTGGACGGCTGCGTGGTCAAGACCGCGGGCGTCGACGAGTCGATCTGGACCTTCGAGGGCCCGGCCGTCGTCTGCGAGTCGCAGGAGGAGGCCGTCGAGAAGATCCTCACCCAGCGGGTCACGGCCGGTGACGTCGTCGTCATCCGCTACGAGGGCCCCAAGGGCGGCCCCGGCATGCAGGAGATGCTCTACCCGACCTCGTACCTGAAGGGCCGCGGTCTGGGCAAGGCCTGCGCGCTGATCACCGACGGCCGCTTCTCCGGCGGCACCTCCGGCCTGTCCATCGGGCACGCCTCCCCCGAGGCGGCCTCCGGCGGCACCATCGCGCTGGTCGAGGACGGCGACCGCATCCGCATCGACATCCCCGGCCGCTCCATCGAGCTCCTGGTGGACGACGCGGAGCTGGCCCGCCGCGAGCAGGCACTCGGCGGGGCGTACGCCCCGAGGAACCGCGACCGCAAGGTGACGGCCGCCCTGCGCGCCTACGCCGCGATGGCCACCAGCGCCGACAAGGGCGCCGTCCGGGACGTCTCGAAGCTCGGCTGACCCGCGGAACACACCGAGGGGCCGTCCCGTCCGGGGCGGCCCCTCGCGCCTGCCGCCGGGAGGCCGCGCGCCGTCGGCGGACCTCCGGGGCGTACGTACGTCACCAGGCGGACGGATCCCGCGCGTCCACCGCGAAGACCGTGCCGTCCGGCGCGCCCCCGCACACATGCCCGGCCACCGGCACCGGATCCGGGACCGAGGAGGCCACCCGGTCCCCGCCCGCGCCGAGCCGTGCCGGTGTCTGGCCGACCAGCGCGCCGCTGCGCGCGTCCACGGCCAGCAGCCGCCCGTCCGCCGACAGCACGTACACGTGCCGCGCGTCCGCGACCGGCGCCGAACCCCGGCTCACCGACGTCTCCAGGGACCACAGCTGCCGCCCGGCCGCCAGATCGACGGCCACCAGCGAACCTCCCGCGGACAGCAGCTGGACCACGTTCCCGCGCACCGTGGCGTGCGCCTGCTGGAGCGGGACCGACAGCGCCACCTCGCGGGTCGTGCCCGGACCGGGGGAGTAGCGGACCACCGCGCGCGTGTCGCCGTAGACCCCGTCGACCGACTGGAGGAACAGGGACGCGCCCGAGGAGCCGAACGGCCGCAGTGTCCCCGCGAGCCGCGCCTGCCAGCGCACGGCGCCCGTACGGGGGTCGACCGCCGTCACCCGGGTGCCCTTCCCGCCGTCGCCAGGACCCGTCGCGTACGCCAGCGGATCCCCGGCGAACGAGGTGAAGTACGGCAGGCCGAGGCCGGGCACCCGCCTGCTCCACCGGGTCGCGCCGGAACCGGCGTCCACCCCGGTCACCGTGCCGTCCGCGGCGGTCAGCAGCAGCATGTCCCCCGCGAACCGCATCCCCCGGTACGCCGACGCGTCCCGCTGCCAGCGCACCTCGCCCGTGGCCGGGTCCAGCGCCCGCAGCACCCCGTCCCGGCCGGCCGGCGCCACCACCAGACCGCCCGCCGCCACCGGAGCGCCGGTGACCGGCGCGGCCGCGGCCGGGCGCCGCCACAGCACCGAGCCGTCCGCCGGGGCGAGCGCGAACACCAGCCCCGGCTCCGCGCACACCACCCGCCCGGCCGCGGACACGCAGTGCGGCACGCCGCCGCCCTGCGCCACCGGCCGCGCCTGCCACCCGGCGAACGCCGCCGAGGCGGTGCGCGGCGCGTCGTCCCGGTGCGCGGCCTCCCCGCCGCCGCCCAGCAGCTCCACCGCCGTCAGCGCGGAGCCCACGACCAGGACGCACACCCCCGCCGCCAGCGCCAGCCGCCTGCCCAGCCGCCTGCCCATCCACCGGCCCGGCCCCCGTCCGGCGCGCCGCACCGGCTTCCCGGCGGCGCCGTCCGCGGGCTCGGGCCCGGCCGGATCCGCCGTCGGCGCGGGGTCCGGCGCGAGGTCCGGTGTGGAATCCGTTGCTGGTTCCGGTTCTGGTTCCGGCTCCGGCCCGGCGGCACCCTGCGCGCCCGCCCGCTGCCCCGGCACGAACAACTGCGTGTCGTACGAGGCCGCCACCGACCGCAGCTCGCGCATCAGCTCGTCCGGGGTCGGCCGGTCCTCCGGCTCCTTGGCCAGGCAGCGCCGGACCAGCGGGGCCAGATCCTCCGGCACACCGGTCAGATCCGGCTCGTCGTGCACCACCTGGTACGCCACCACGTACGGGCTGTCGGAGTCGAAGGGACCGCGGCCCGTCGCCGCGTGCACCAGCACCGACCCGAGCGTGAAGATGTCGGCGGCCGGTCCCACCTCGCGCGGGCGCCGGAACTGCTCGGGCGCCATGAACGGCGGCGTACCGATCAGCTTGCCGGTCTCGGTCCGCAGTTCGCTGTCCTTGGGGCGCGAGATACCGAAGTCGATGACCTTCGGGCCGTCCTCGGCGAGCAGCACGTTGCTCGGCTTGAGATCGCGGTGCACGACCCCCACCCGGTGGATGTCACGCAGCGCCTCGGCGAGCCCGGCCGTCAGCCTGCGCAACCGTGCCGGAGCCATCGGTCCGTTCCGCTTGACCTCCTCGGCGAGCGTGGGGCCCGGGATGAACAAGGTCGCCATCCAGGGCCGCCCGGCCTCCGGATCGGCATCCACGACCGATGCGGTGAAGGCACCGCTGACCCGGCGGGCCGCCGCCACCTCCTGCCGGAAACGCCCCCTGAACTCCGGATCCCGGGCGAACTCCGCGTGCACCACCTTCACCGCGAGCCGCAGCCCCGAGGTGCTCCGGGCCAGGTGCACCACCCCCATGCCACCGGAGCCCAGGCGCGCTTCGAGCCGATAGTGCCCGGCATATTCCGGAAGTTCCGCTTCCGCGCCCGCTCCGATGTTGCGCTGTGGCGACATGGACCACCCCCGTGCTGTTCGTCCGCGCGCGCGACGCACCGACCCTAGTCGATGACTCGAACGGGACTGAGGCGGCTTGCTAGCGTTCGCGTGCGAGTCGCGCACACCTGTCCCACCGCGCGGCCCAGGGGAACGAACACCTCCGCGGCGGTCATGCCGCGGGGCACGACGGGGGAGGTCCTTTCATGACGGTCGACCATGCCGAGGAGACGGCCGGCGGCACCGGCACAGCCGCGGGCGGCGAGAAGGAGCAGCAGGTCGCGGCCCACGCCGCCGCCCTGCGCTACTACTCCGTCGCACCCGGCGTCGCCCTGAACGTCCGCAGCGGCCCCGGCACCGGATACCCGGTCGTACGCACCCTGCCGGTCGGCGCCAAGGTCCCGGTGCACTGCCAGTCGCCCGGCACCAAGGTCTCGGGCCCGTACGGGACGTCGAGCATCTGGGACAACATCGACAACGGCGAGTTCGTCTCCGACGCCTACATCTACACCGGCGCCGACGGCTACATCGCCCCGCGCTGCTCCTGAGCCCGCCCGGAGCCCGCGGCCCCCGGGGCGCCATAATCGTGGCGTGAGCGACGAGAACGGCACCCCGGACACCCCCGCGGGCCCCACGGCCACCGGCACCGCCGGGCCGCGCCCCGAGCCCCTGCGCTTCTTCGGCACGACCTGGGTGCGGCACGACAACGGCTACGCGCTGCGCCGCGCCGGGGTCGCCGCCGGTTCGCTGCTGGCGGCGGCAGCGGCCTGCTTCGTGCTCCGCCTCGCCTACGAGGGCATCCAGATCGCGGACTCGGGCGCCTTCGTCAGCCTGCTGGTCGTCATCATGTTCGCCGTGTGCAGCGCGCTCGCCTTCGGCCACACCTGGGGCGGCTTCAGCACCCGTCCCGACCCCGAGCGCCAGTCCTCCCTGCGCGGCCTGCTCGCCGTCGGCTTCGTCGGCTCCCTCCTCGCGTACTTCTTCCGCTCCCTGACCGAGGCCCCCGGCGAGGGCCTGCACCGCAAGGAGTACGAGCAGGCCCGCGAGCAGTACGAACGCCGCAGCACCCGGCGCACGGGCAACCCCTCGAAGAAGAAGCGCCGCGGCTGACCGGCGGCGCCCGCCCGCCGCGCCTCCGCGGCCCCCGCCACCCGCCCGGCCCGCACGGTCCCTGCCAGAGAGGGCGCACGCCCCGCGCAAACCGCCGGGAAAATCCCGCCCGCCCGGCGACCGCCTGGACGACCATGGGTCCATGACCGTCTCCCCGCCGCCCGCCCCGGACCCCGCCGCCCACGCCGTCCGCGCACGCTCCTTCGACGCGGCCGCCGCCCAGTACGCGGCCAACCGCCCCTCCTACCCGCCGGCCCTGTTCGACACCGTCGAGGAACTCGCGGGCCGCCCGCTCGCCGGTGCCCGTGTCGCCGACGTCGGCGCCGGTACGGGCATCTCGACGGCCCTGCTGCACGAGCGCGGCGCCCAGGTCCTGGCCGTCGAACCCGGTGACGGCATGGCCGCCCAGTTCCGCGCCGGCCACCCCGGCATCCCGATCGTGCGCGGCAACGGCAACGCCCTGCCGCTGGCCGACGCCTCGGCCGACCTGATCACCTACGCCCAGGCCTGGCACTGGACCGACCCGGCCCGCTCGGTCCCCGAAGCGCTGCGCGTCCTGCGCCCCGGCGGCTCCCTCGCCCTGTGGTGGAACACCGACGCCCTCGACATCGACTGGATAGCGGAGGCGAGCCGCCGGACCGGACGCTTCTTCGGCGTCGACATCCCCGCCGAGAAACAGCGCGCCGCCCGCACCGAACTGGCCGACCCCACCGGCCGCCTCCGCCTCACCCGCCGCACGGTGCGCTGGAGCCGTCGGATCCCGCTCGACACCCACCTGGCCAACATCGGCAGCCACTCGTTCTTCCTCGTCTGCCCCGAGGACCGCCGCGCCGACTTCTTCGCCCAGGAGCGCGCCCATCTGCTGGAGGTCTTCCCGGACGGCATCGTCGAGGAGACCTACGACGTCCTCCTCCTGGTCGCCACCAACGACTGACCCGCCCGCGCGCCCGGCCGCACCGCCGCCCGCGGGCATGTCCCGCCAGCCGGACAACACCCCGCATCCCGGACCGCCGGTGCGAGGATGAGCCCCATGAGCCAGAAAGTCGCAGTCCTCGGCACCGGCAAGATCGGCGAAGCCCTGCTCAGCGGAATGATCCGGGCCGGCTGGGCGCCCGCCGACCTCCTGGTCACCGCCCGCCGGCCCGAGCGCGCCGAGGAACTCCGCGCCCGCCACGGCGTCACCCCGGTCACCAACGCCGAGGCGGCGAAGACCGCCGACACCCTGATCCTCACGGTCAAGCCGCAGGACATGGGCACCCTGCTCGACGAGCTCGCCCCGCACCTGCCCGCGGGCCGGCTGGTCATCAGCGGCGCGGCCGGGATCCCCACCTCCTTCTTCGAGGAGCGGCTGACCCCGGGCACCCCGGTCGTGCGCGTCATGACGAACACCCCGGCCCTGGTGGACGAGGCCATGTCCGTCATCTCCGCCGGCACGCACGCCACCGCCGGGCACCTCAGCCACGCCGAGGAGATCTTCGGCGCCGTCGGCAAGACGCTCCGCGTCCCCGAGTCGCAGCAGGACGCCTGCACCGCGCTCTCCGGTTCGGGCCCGGCGTACTTCTTCTACCTGGTCGAGGCCATGACCGACGCGGGCATCCTGCTCGGCCTGCCCCGCGACAAGGCGCACGAGCTGATCGTGCAGTCCGCCATCGGCGCGGCCGTGATGCTCCGCGACAGCGGCGAGCACCCCGTGAAACTCCGCGAGAACGTCACCTCGCCGGCCGGGACGACGATCAACGCCATCCGCGAGCTGGAGAACCACGGGGTGCGCGCCGCGCTGATCGCCGCGCTGGAGGCCGCCCGCGACCGCAGCCGCGAACTGGCCTCCGGCAACAGCTGACCCGCCGCCCGCCGCGTGCCCGCCGTCAGGCGGGCAGCAGCCCGATGGCCCGGTACGCCGCGTCGACCGTCGGCCGCGCCATCGTCCGGGCCTTGTCCGCGCCCGCCCGCAGCACCTGCTCCAGGTACCCGGGGTCGGCGCACAGCTCCCGGTGCCGCTCCTGCACCGGCCTGAGGGTCTCCACCACGGCCTCCGCTGTGTCCTTCTTCAGCGCGCCGTACGACGAGTACGCCGCGGCCAGGGCCTCCGGGTCCCCGCCCGCGCAGGCGGCCAGGATCTCCAGCAGGTTGGTGACGCCGGGCCGCGCCGCGCGGTCGTGGACGACGTCCTGCCCGCTGTCGGTCACCGCGCGCATGACCTTCTTCCGTACGACCTCCGGCTCGTCCAGCAGATAGACGATGCCCGGCCCGGTGTCGTCGGACTTCCCCATCTTCGACGTCGGGTCCTGGAGGTTCATCACCCGCGCCGCCACCTTCGGCGGAGTCGCCTTCGGCACCGTGAACGTCTGCCCGTACCGG
The sequence above is drawn from the Streptomyces sp. SAT1 genome and encodes:
- a CDS encoding SH3 domain-containing protein → MTVDHAEETAGGTGTAAGGEKEQQVAAHAAALRYYSVAPGVALNVRSGPGTGYPVVRTLPVGAKVPVHCQSPGTKVSGPYGTSSIWDNIDNGEFVSDAYIYTGADGYIAPRCS
- a CDS encoding sugar phosphate isomerase/epimerase family protein — translated: MVEPVVRIPDAKVALSTASVYPESTATAFEIAARLGYDGVEVMVWTDPVSQDIDALRRLSDHHGIPILAVHAPCLLITQRVWSTDPWVKLQRARSAAERLGASTVVVHPPFRWQRQYARGFVSGIWRMADETDVRFAVENMYPWRYRDREMLAYAPDWDVTKDDYRHFTIDLSHAATARTDALAMVDRMGDRLGHVHLADGRGSAKDEHLVPGRGGQPCAALLERLAGSGFDGHVVIEVNTRRAMSGAEREADLAEALAFTRLHLASSARLRGR
- a CDS encoding serine/threonine-protein kinase codes for the protein MSPQRNIGAGAEAELPEYAGHYRLEARLGSGGMGVVHLARSTSGLRLAVKVVHAEFARDPEFRGRFRQEVAAARRVSGAFTASVVDADPEAGRPWMATLFIPGPTLAEEVKRNGPMAPARLRRLTAGLAEALRDIHRVGVVHRDLKPSNVLLAEDGPKVIDFGISRPKDSELRTETGKLIGTPPFMAPEQFRRPREVGPAADIFTLGSVLVHAATGRGPFDSDSPYVVAYQVVHDEPDLTGVPEDLAPLVRRCLAKEPEDRPTPDELMRELRSVAASYDTQLFVPGQRAGAQGAAGPEPEPEPEPATDSTPDLAPDPAPTADPAGPEPADGAAGKPVRRAGRGPGRWMGRRLGRRLALAAGVCVLVVGSALTAVELLGGGGEAAHRDDAPRTASAAFAGWQARPVAQGGGVPHCVSAAGRVVCAEPGLVFALAPADGSVLWRRPAAAAPVTGAPVAAGGLVVAPAGRDGVLRALDPATGEVRWQRDASAYRGMRFAGDMLLLTAADGTVTGVDAGSGATRWSRRVPGLGLPYFTSFAGDPLAYATGPGDGGKGTRVTAVDPRTGAVRWQARLAGTLRPFGSSGASLFLQSVDGVYGDTRAVVRYSPGPGTTREVALSVPLQQAHATVRGNVVQLLSAGGSLVAVDLAAGRQLWSLETSVSRGSAPVADARHVYVLSADGRLLAVDARSGALVGQTPARLGAGGDRVASSVPDPVPVAGHVCGGAPDGTVFAVDARDPSAW
- the ilvD gene encoding dihydroxy-acid dehydratase, with amino-acid sequence MPELRSRTVTHGRNMAGARALMRASGVPGADIGRKPIIAIANSFTEFVPGHTHLAPVGRIVSEAVREAGGIPREFNTIAVDDGIAMGHGGMLYSLPSRDLIADSVEYMVEAHCADALVCISNCDKITPGMLMAALRLNIPTVFVSGGPMEAGRATLVDGTVRTLDLIDAIADAANDKISDEDILRIEENACPTCGSCSGMFTANSMNCLTEAIGLSLPGNGSVLATHTARRALYEDAARTVMDITRRYYDQDDETVLPRNVATFAAFENAMALDIAMGGSTNTILHLLAAAQEAGVEFGLEQIDAVSRRVPCLAKVAPNVAKDRTYYMEDVHRAGGIPALLGELHRAGLLNEDVHAVHSPSLADWLKTWDVRGGSPSPEAVELWHAAPGCVRSAEAFSQSERWEALDTDAEGGCIRSAEHAYSKDGGLAVLRGNLAVDGCVVKTAGVDESIWTFEGPAVVCESQEEAVEKILTQRVTAGDVVVIRYEGPKGGPGMQEMLYPTSYLKGRGLGKACALITDGRFSGGTSGLSIGHASPEAASGGTIALVEDGDRIRIDIPGRSIELLVDDAELARREQALGGAYAPRNRDRKVTAALRAYAAMATSADKGAVRDVSKLG
- the proC gene encoding pyrroline-5-carboxylate reductase yields the protein MSQKVAVLGTGKIGEALLSGMIRAGWAPADLLVTARRPERAEELRARHGVTPVTNAEAAKTADTLILTVKPQDMGTLLDELAPHLPAGRLVISGAAGIPTSFFEERLTPGTPVVRVMTNTPALVDEAMSVISAGTHATAGHLSHAEEIFGAVGKTLRVPESQQDACTALSGSGPAYFFYLVEAMTDAGILLGLPRDKAHELIVQSAIGAAVMLRDSGEHPVKLRENVTSPAGTTINAIRELENHGVRAALIAALEAARDRSRELASGNS
- a CDS encoding class I SAM-dependent methyltransferase translates to MTVSPPPAPDPAAHAVRARSFDAAAAQYAANRPSYPPALFDTVEELAGRPLAGARVADVGAGTGISTALLHERGAQVLAVEPGDGMAAQFRAGHPGIPIVRGNGNALPLADASADLITYAQAWHWTDPARSVPEALRVLRPGGSLALWWNTDALDIDWIAEASRRTGRFFGVDIPAEKQRAARTELADPTGRLRLTRRTVRWSRRIPLDTHLANIGSHSFFLVCPEDRRADFFAQERAHLLEVFPDGIVEETYDVLLLVATND
- a CDS encoding Ppx/GppA phosphatase family protein — encoded protein: MRLGVLDVGSNTVHLLVVDAHPGARPLPAYSHKVELRLAQLLDEGGAIGAEGVERLVAVVRDALQAAEDKGVEDLLPFATSAVRESNNADDVLARVQAETGVRLQVLSGAEEARLTFLAARRWFGWSAGKLLVLDIGGGSLEIAFGIDEEPDAAVSLPLGAGRLTAGWLPGDPPDPEAVRALRRHVRTEIARTVGEFSRFGAPDHVVATSKTFRQLARIAGAARSAEGLYVQRELKRESLEAWVPRLAAMTAGERAELPGVSEDRAGQLLAGALVAEGVMDLFGVERLEICPWALREGVILRRLDHMGTA